The following are encoded together in the Pseudomonas sediminis genome:
- a CDS encoding substrate-binding periplasmic protein, producing the protein MRYAFLLLVLMLSSAQAAEQVRLTNGEWPPYLGETLPHHGVASRIVAEAFALQGVEVQWEFHPWARSLKMAEQGTRDGSAVWLANPEREQHFHISEPVVESGYYLFHRKTHAFDWNDVADLRGLRIAGTRGYDYGEAFQRAEAAGELEVVRLTGDEQGLR; encoded by the coding sequence ATGCGTTACGCATTTCTCCTGCTCGTCCTGATGCTCAGCAGCGCCCAGGCTGCCGAGCAGGTGCGCCTCACCAACGGCGAATGGCCGCCGTACCTCGGGGAAACCCTGCCCCACCATGGCGTGGCCTCACGCATCGTCGCCGAGGCATTTGCGCTGCAAGGCGTCGAAGTGCAATGGGAATTTCACCCCTGGGCACGCTCGCTGAAAATGGCCGAACAAGGTACGCGCGACGGCAGCGCCGTCTGGCTTGCCAACCCCGAACGTGAACAACACTTTCACATCAGCGAGCCAGTGGTCGAAAGCGGTTACTACCTGTTTCATCGCAAGACCCACGCGTTTGACTGGAACGATGTCGCGGATCTGCGCGGCCTGCGCATTGCGGGTACCCGTGGCTATGACTACGGCGAAGCCTTTCAACGTGCCGAAGCGGCCGGAGAGCTCGAGGTGGTACGCCTGACCGGTGATGAACAGGGCCTGCGCTAG
- a CDS encoding tripartite tricarboxylate transporter permease gives METLHFLMQGFDVATRPTNLLVALFGAFVGTIVGLLPGLGPINGVALLLPLAFALGLPPETALILLAAVYLGCEYGGRISAILLNVPGDAAAVMTTLDGYPLARQGKAGIALSLSAVSSFTGSMIATCGVVLFAPILAKWAVAFGPAEYFVLMIFAIACLGGMVGDKPVKTLLSALIGLALATVGVDSTTGVYRFTFDSVSLSDGIQFVIVVIGFFSVSEILLMLENTHNGQKAVKASGRVLFNFKEYCFTFWTMIRSSVAGFVIGVLPGAGATIASAMTYMTEKRLAGDKGKFGEGDLRGLAAPESANNASACGSLIPMLTLGVPGSGTTAVMIGALTLYNITPGPLLFEQQPDVVWGLIASLFIGNVILLVMNIPLVGLFSRMLSVPNWVLVPAITVISMVGVYAVHSTTFDLVLMIALGVFGYILRKLDFPLSAVILGFVLGEMMEDNLRRALSISAGDLGILWGSPITLVLWALVALMLALPGIRWMRRRKQIKAGADATAA, from the coding sequence ATGGAAACATTACATTTTCTGATGCAGGGCTTTGACGTCGCCACCCGGCCGACCAACCTGCTGGTTGCCCTGTTCGGTGCCTTCGTTGGCACCATCGTCGGTCTGCTGCCAGGCCTGGGCCCGATCAACGGCGTCGCCCTGCTGCTGCCATTGGCCTTCGCCCTAGGCCTGCCGCCGGAAACCGCACTGATTCTGCTCGCTGCCGTCTATCTGGGCTGCGAATACGGCGGGCGTATTTCCGCCATTCTGCTCAACGTGCCAGGCGACGCCGCCGCGGTGATGACCACCCTCGACGGCTACCCACTGGCACGTCAGGGCAAAGCGGGTATCGCCCTGTCGTTGTCGGCAGTCAGCTCCTTCACCGGCAGCATGATCGCCACCTGCGGCGTGGTGCTGTTCGCGCCGATCCTGGCGAAGTGGGCGGTGGCATTCGGTCCTGCCGAGTACTTCGTGCTGATGATCTTCGCGATTGCCTGCCTCGGCGGCATGGTCGGCGACAAGCCGGTCAAGACCTTGCTCTCGGCCCTGATCGGCCTGGCACTGGCCACGGTAGGGGTCGACTCCACTACCGGGGTCTACCGCTTCACCTTCGACAGCGTCAGCCTGTCCGACGGCATCCAGTTCGTCATCGTGGTGATCGGTTTCTTCAGTGTCAGCGAAATTCTGCTGATGCTGGAAAACACCCACAACGGTCAGAAGGCCGTGAAGGCCAGCGGCCGCGTGCTGTTCAACTTCAAGGAATACTGCTTCACCTTCTGGACCATGATTCGCAGCTCGGTCGCGGGCTTCGTCATTGGCGTACTGCCGGGGGCCGGTGCGACCATCGCCAGCGCCATGACCTACATGACCGAAAAGCGTCTGGCGGGTGACAAGGGCAAGTTCGGTGAGGGCGACCTGCGCGGCCTGGCCGCTCCCGAGTCAGCCAACAACGCTTCGGCCTGCGGCTCGCTTATCCCGATGCTGACCCTTGGCGTACCCGGTTCGGGCACCACCGCGGTGATGATCGGTGCGCTGACTCTGTACAACATCACGCCTGGCCCGCTGCTGTTCGAACAGCAGCCCGACGTGGTCTGGGGCCTGATCGCCTCGCTGTTCATCGGTAACGTCATCCTGCTGGTGATGAACATTCCGTTGGTCGGCCTGTTCTCACGCATGCTCAGCGTGCCGAACTGGGTGCTGGTACCCGCTATTACCGTGATCAGCATGGTCGGTGTCTACGCGGTGCACAGCACCACCTTCGACCTGGTATTGATGATCGCGCTTGGCGTGTTTGGCTATATCCTGCGCAAGCTGGATTTCCCACTCTCGGCCGTGATTCTCGGCTTCGTACTGGGTGAGATGATGGAGGACAACCTGCGTCGCGCGCTGTCCATCTCCGCTGGTGACCTGGGCATCCTCTGGGGCAGCCCGATCACCCTGGTGCTGTGGGCGCTGGTAGCGCTGATGCTGGCCCTACCGGGCATCCGCTGGATGCGTCGCCGCAAGCAGATCAAGGCTGGGGCTGATGCCACTGCCGCGTGA
- a CDS encoding Bug family tripartite tricarboxylate transporter substrate binding protein produces the protein MKSVLTRAALATACLAFASQLLAAEPKRPECIAPAKPGGGFDLTCKLAQSGLKDEGLLKAPMRVTYMPGGVGAVAYNAVVAQRAKDPGTITAFSSGSLLNLAQGKFGRYDENAVRWLAAVGTDYGAITVRADSPYKNLDDLVQALKKDPSSIVFGAGATIGGQDWMQTALIARLAGIEPKNLRYVAFEGGGETLTAMLGGHVQVTSSGLGEVTPQLEAKKVRILAVLSDERLPGKLAEIPTAKEQGYDITWPVIRGFYMGPEVSDEQFNWWKQQFDTLLASEEFAKLREQRDLLPLSVTGDDLDTLVHKQVAEYKTLAGEFGLMQE, from the coding sequence ATGAAATCCGTACTGACCCGCGCCGCACTGGCGACTGCCTGCCTGGCCTTCGCCAGCCAACTGCTGGCCGCCGAACCCAAGCGCCCCGAATGCATCGCTCCGGCCAAACCCGGCGGCGGCTTCGACCTGACCTGCAAACTGGCCCAGAGTGGCCTGAAAGACGAAGGCCTGCTCAAGGCGCCAATGCGCGTCACCTACATGCCAGGCGGTGTCGGCGCCGTGGCCTACAACGCCGTGGTCGCCCAGCGCGCCAAGGACCCGGGCACCATCACCGCCTTCTCCTCGGGCTCGCTGCTGAACCTGGCACAGGGCAAATTCGGTCGTTATGACGAAAACGCCGTACGTTGGCTGGCCGCAGTCGGTACCGACTACGGTGCGATCACCGTGCGCGCCGACTCTCCGTACAAGAACCTCGACGATCTGGTTCAGGCCCTGAAGAAAGATCCTTCCAGCATCGTCTTCGGCGCTGGTGCCACCATCGGCGGGCAGGACTGGATGCAGACCGCGCTGATCGCCCGCCTGGCCGGGATCGAGCCGAAGAACCTGCGCTATGTTGCCTTCGAAGGCGGCGGTGAAACTCTCACCGCCATGCTCGGTGGCCATGTACAGGTCACCAGCAGCGGCCTGGGTGAAGTCACCCCGCAGCTGGAAGCGAAGAAAGTACGCATTCTCGCGGTGCTCTCCGATGAGCGCCTGCCGGGCAAGCTGGCCGAGATCCCGACCGCCAAGGAACAGGGCTACGACATCACCTGGCCGGTGATCCGCGGTTTCTACATGGGCCCGGAAGTCAGCGACGAGCAGTTCAACTGGTGGAAACAGCAGTTCGACACCCTGCTGGCCAGCGAAGAGTTCGCCAAGCTGCGTGAACAACGCGACCTGCTGCCATTGTCGGTTACCGGTGATGACCTCGATACCCTGGTGCACAAGCAGGTTGCCGAGTACAAGACCCTGGCCGGTGAATTCGGCCTGATGCAGGAATAA
- a CDS encoding sensor histidine kinase yields the protein MSRGVSLRGRLLRRLALLLSLILLLSSFSAYWSARRAADTAYDRTLLASARAVADGLYAEDGRLRANIPYVALDTFAYDSAGRIYYQVLDLQGNQVSGYEDLPPAPPGTPRTDDYPALAHFYDAEYRNQGVRVVSLLQPVSEPQLNGIAEIRVAETQGARERMARELLIGTLWRMGLLSVSALLLVWLAVNLALRPLEALRREVAERASDDLQPLPDGGLPREVLPLVETLNQFNQRLQGLFERQSQFIADAAHELRTPLAALKARITLGLRAEQPEQWRSTLEQVAQQGDRLTLLANQLLSLARIESGARAITEGGAQRIDLSQLAREMALAMAPLAHARGVALALEADQSVWIDGEPTLLNELLNNLLDNALAHTPAGGNLIIRALTPSVLEVEDDGPGIPEAEHEKVFERFYRRSSLGNGAGLGLAIVGEICRAHQARISLHQVQPHGLRVRVEFPLSVAEA from the coding sequence ATGAGCCGTGGTGTCAGTCTGCGTGGGCGTCTGCTACGGCGTCTGGCGCTGCTGTTGTCGTTGATCCTGCTGCTGAGCAGCTTCAGTGCCTATTGGAGTGCGCGCCGCGCAGCTGATACCGCCTATGACCGTACGCTGCTTGCATCGGCGCGCGCGGTGGCCGATGGTCTGTATGCCGAGGACGGCCGGTTGCGCGCCAATATTCCCTATGTCGCGCTCGATACCTTCGCCTACGACAGCGCCGGACGCATCTACTACCAGGTGCTCGACCTTCAGGGTAATCAGGTTTCCGGCTATGAGGACCTGCCGCCAGCGCCGCCGGGCACGCCACGTACTGACGATTATCCGGCGCTGGCGCACTTCTACGACGCCGAGTACCGCAACCAGGGTGTGCGTGTGGTCAGCCTGCTGCAGCCAGTCAGCGAACCGCAGCTCAATGGCATCGCTGAAATCCGGGTGGCGGAGACACAGGGCGCGCGCGAGCGCATGGCTCGTGAGCTGCTGATCGGCACCCTGTGGCGTATGGGGTTGCTGTCGGTCAGCGCGCTGCTGCTGGTGTGGTTGGCGGTGAATCTGGCGCTGCGGCCGCTGGAAGCGCTGCGTCGGGAAGTGGCTGAGCGGGCCAGCGATGACCTGCAGCCGCTGCCGGACGGCGGGTTGCCACGTGAGGTGCTGCCGCTGGTGGAAACACTGAACCAGTTTAACCAGCGCCTGCAGGGACTGTTCGAGCGGCAGTCGCAGTTCATTGCCGATGCCGCCCATGAATTGAGAACGCCTCTGGCGGCGCTGAAAGCGCGTATCACTCTAGGCTTGCGTGCCGAGCAGCCCGAGCAATGGCGTAGCACGCTGGAGCAGGTGGCGCAGCAGGGCGACCGCCTGACGTTGCTGGCCAATCAACTGCTGTCGCTGGCACGTATCGAGAGTGGTGCGCGAGCTATTACTGAAGGCGGCGCGCAGCGTATCGACCTCAGCCAGCTGGCGCGTGAAATGGCTCTGGCTATGGCACCACTGGCTCACGCCCGTGGCGTCGCGCTGGCGTTGGAGGCCGACCAGTCGGTATGGATCGATGGCGAACCGACGTTGCTCAACGAATTGCTGAATAACCTGCTGGATAACGCATTGGCGCATACACCAGCCGGTGGCAACCTGATCATCCGCGCACTGACGCCATCGGTGCTTGAGGTCGAAGACGACGGTCCGGGTATTCCCGAGGCCGAGCATGAGAAGGTTTTCGAGCGTTTCTACCGGCGCAGCAGCCTGGGTAATGGTGCGGGCCTTGGTTTGGCCATCGTCGGCGAGATCTGTCGCGCCCATCAGGCTCGAATCAGCCTGCATCAGGTGCAGCCGCATGGCTTGCGGGTGCGTGTCGAGTTTCCTCTGTCAGTGGCTGAGGCTTAG
- a CDS encoding RluA family pseudouridine synthase, with product MPSPAMRPSTLHLPQGRWATVLDCLCDHFPAIDRATWLQRMARGRVLDAAGAPIDATHPYRVGLKVRYFREVPNETPIPFDEQVLWHDEHLLVADKPHFLPVMPAGEYVEQTLLARLIKRTGNPDLVPIHRIDRLTAGLVLFSVNPASRGQYQALFRQRAVEKCYEAIAPALPQLQFPYLHRSRMVDGEPFFRMQEVAGEANSETRIEVLERRGELWRYGLSPVTGRKHQLRVHLAGLGAPIVGDDFYPQLLESRNQPDDYGKPLKLLARGLRFVDPVSGQVRVFESELQLQW from the coding sequence ATGCCCAGCCCCGCCATGCGTCCCAGCACGCTTCATTTGCCCCAGGGCCGCTGGGCGACGGTGCTCGATTGCCTGTGCGATCACTTTCCCGCCATCGACCGCGCCACCTGGCTGCAACGTATGGCGCGCGGTCGGGTGCTGGATGCGGCCGGTGCGCCTATCGATGCCACGCACCCTTATCGCGTCGGGCTCAAGGTGCGCTATTTCCGTGAGGTGCCGAACGAAACGCCGATTCCCTTCGACGAGCAGGTGCTGTGGCATGACGAGCACCTGCTCGTCGCCGACAAACCGCATTTTCTGCCGGTGATGCCGGCTGGTGAGTACGTCGAGCAGACGCTCCTGGCACGCCTGATCAAGCGCACCGGCAATCCCGACCTGGTGCCGATCCACCGCATCGACCGGCTGACGGCCGGCCTGGTGCTGTTCTCGGTCAACCCGGCCAGTCGCGGCCAGTATCAGGCACTGTTTCGCCAGCGCGCGGTGGAGAAGTGTTACGAGGCCATCGCCCCTGCATTGCCGCAGCTGCAGTTCCCCTACCTGCACCGTTCACGCATGGTCGATGGTGAGCCGTTCTTTCGCATGCAGGAGGTCGCTGGCGAGGCCAACAGCGAAACCCGAATCGAGGTGCTGGAACGACGCGGCGAACTGTGGCGTTACGGCTTGTCGCCGGTAACCGGGCGTAAGCACCAACTGCGCGTGCATCTGGCCGGGCTCGGTGCGCCCATCGTCGGCGACGATTTCTATCCACAGTTGCTGGAGTCGCGTAATCAGCCGGATGACTACGGCAAGCCGCTCAAGCTGCTGGCGCGCGGCTTGCGCTTCGTCGATCCGGTCAGTGGTCAAGTGCGTGTGTTCGAGAGCGAGTTGCAGCTGCAGTGGTAG
- a CDS encoding tripartite tricarboxylate transporter TctB family protein: MYVRLFAAIWLLLCAVLAVIAWGFQAPFAYDPVGPRAYPLLLLALMAAGAAWLVFKPGPQTETLSRQALQRASLCILTLLAYALLFEPLGFVLSTALATFVLGLLFTGRVLPCLISGVLMGVLLYALFDYALDVPLPLGVFEALVES, encoded by the coding sequence ATGTACGTTCGCCTGTTCGCTGCGATCTGGCTGCTGTTGTGCGCCGTTCTCGCAGTCATCGCCTGGGGTTTCCAGGCCCCCTTCGCCTACGACCCTGTCGGCCCAAGGGCCTACCCGCTGTTGCTGCTGGCGCTAATGGCTGCTGGTGCCGCCTGGCTGGTATTCAAGCCAGGCCCGCAGACGGAGACGCTCAGCCGCCAGGCGCTGCAGCGTGCAAGCTTATGCATCCTCACCCTGCTGGCCTATGCCCTGCTCTTCGAGCCCCTGGGCTTCGTCCTCAGCACTGCACTGGCCACCTTCGTCCTGGGCCTGCTGTTCACGGGCCGTGTGCTGCCGTGCCTGATTAGCGGCGTCCTGATGGGCGTGCTGCTGTATGCATTGTTCGATTATGCGCTAGACGTTCCGCTGCCACTGGGCGTGTTCGAAGCGTTGGTGGAGAGCTGA
- a CDS encoding AbrB family transcriptional regulator: MPLPRDLWVTPLAGVVGGYLASLAGWPLPWMVGSLLAVIAVRCLADRPFSELPGGRKAGQWLVASGIGLHFTSDVLEQVLSHLPVIVMGAFGTLLLSLIGIAILRRAGVDRATAFFASMPGGASEMVNLALRHDAQPARVAAAHSLRLLLVVLLIPALFTWGLPDVSAPPRAPVDWTWLIGLLAAGAVLAMLWGRLKQPNPWMLGPLTACAVASAGFDLHLGLPQGLGQLGQWLIGCALGCHFDRAFFRSAPGFLARVLLFTLLAMLAAAALGEVLGWLAGEDHLSLMLGMMPGGITELCLTAEALQLSVALVTALQVLRLFLVMFLAEPLFKLWNRNHA, translated from the coding sequence ATGCCACTGCCGCGTGATCTTTGGGTAACGCCGCTGGCCGGAGTGGTCGGCGGTTACCTGGCCAGCCTCGCCGGCTGGCCTTTGCCGTGGATGGTCGGTTCCCTGCTGGCGGTCATCGCCGTGCGCTGTCTGGCCGACCGCCCCTTCAGTGAACTGCCCGGCGGGCGCAAGGCCGGCCAGTGGCTGGTGGCCAGCGGCATCGGCCTGCATTTCACCAGCGACGTGCTGGAACAGGTGCTCAGCCACTTGCCCGTTATCGTCATGGGCGCTTTCGGCACGCTTCTGCTCAGCCTGATCGGCATCGCCATCCTGCGCCGTGCCGGCGTAGACCGCGCTACCGCCTTCTTCGCCAGCATGCCTGGCGGCGCCAGCGAGATGGTCAACCTGGCCCTGCGCCACGATGCCCAGCCCGCGCGCGTGGCAGCAGCGCACAGCCTGCGCCTGCTGCTGGTGGTGCTGCTGATTCCAGCGTTGTTCACCTGGGGCCTGCCCGACGTCAGCGCGCCACCTCGTGCACCGGTGGACTGGACCTGGCTGATTGGTCTGCTCGCCGCAGGCGCTGTGCTGGCAATGCTCTGGGGACGTCTGAAACAACCCAACCCCTGGATGCTTGGCCCGCTGACTGCCTGCGCCGTTGCCAGCGCCGGTTTCGATCTGCATCTGGGCCTGCCGCAAGGCCTCGGCCAGCTCGGCCAGTGGCTGATTGGTTGCGCCCTGGGCTGTCACTTCGACCGCGCCTTCTTTCGCAGTGCGCCGGGTTTTCTCGCCCGCGTGCTGCTGTTCACCCTGCTGGCCATGCTGGCGGCTGCCGCACTCGGCGAGGTACTGGGCTGGCTGGCAGGTGAAGACCACCTGTCACTGATGCTCGGCATGATGCCCGGTGGCATCACCGAACTATGCCTGACCGCCGAAGCCTTGCAGCTATCGGTAGCGCTGGTCACTGCCCTGCAGGTGCTACGGCTGTTTCTGGTGATGTTCCTCGCCGAACCCTTATTCAAGCTCTGGAACAGGAACCACGCGTAG
- a CDS encoding MFS transporter → MSAAWWAVISLALGAFGLVTAEFLPISLLTPMAADLGVSNGAVGQAITATAVVAAFAGPLVVLFSGRLDRQKIVWGLMAMLVFSGILSAYASNITVLLVARGLLGFALGSFWAMMAALALRLVPADKVPRAISIIMMGISLATIFAAPLGAYLGELWGWQATFLAASGIGVVALAIQMLTLPKLPAAAAPGLASFKAALTRRAVVVGIGTGLLVISGHFAALTFIRPFLEEVPRLDVATVSLALLAFGVSGFFGNLAGGAVAARSPAWAVASCSLLIAAVALTLILFGTQANIAFVAIALWGFAFGAFPVSISIWNARAAIDHAESAGALLSSTFQVAIAAGAVLGGLIIDSLDSQAVIVYAATAAFAGAALMFIRGRAIERQRG, encoded by the coding sequence ATGTCTGCTGCGTGGTGGGCCGTCATCTCTCTTGCCCTGGGCGCCTTCGGCCTGGTCACGGCGGAATTCCTGCCGATCAGCCTGCTGACACCGATGGCCGCGGACCTGGGCGTCTCCAACGGCGCGGTGGGCCAGGCCATCACCGCCACCGCCGTGGTCGCCGCATTCGCCGGACCACTGGTGGTGCTGTTCTCGGGCCGGCTGGATCGGCAGAAGATCGTCTGGGGGTTGATGGCCATGCTGGTGTTCTCCGGCATCCTTTCGGCCTATGCCTCGAATATCACGGTGCTGTTGGTCGCGCGTGGGCTGCTGGGCTTCGCCCTCGGCAGTTTCTGGGCCATGATGGCAGCGCTTGCCCTGCGCCTGGTGCCCGCGGACAAGGTGCCACGGGCCATTTCGATCATCATGATGGGCATCTCGCTCGCCACCATCTTCGCTGCCCCGCTGGGTGCCTACCTGGGGGAACTGTGGGGCTGGCAGGCAACCTTCCTGGCGGCGTCCGGTATTGGCGTGGTGGCGCTGGCGATCCAGATGCTGACCCTGCCCAAACTGCCGGCCGCGGCAGCGCCGGGCCTGGCGTCCTTCAAGGCAGCGCTGACGCGGCGTGCGGTCGTCGTCGGCATCGGCACCGGGCTGCTGGTCATTTCCGGGCACTTCGCCGCGCTGACCTTCATCCGCCCCTTCCTCGAGGAGGTTCCCCGCCTGGATGTCGCGACCGTCTCGCTTGCCTTGCTGGCCTTCGGTGTCAGCGGCTTTTTCGGCAACCTTGCCGGCGGCGCCGTCGCCGCGCGCAGTCCGGCCTGGGCAGTGGCCAGTTGCTCGTTACTGATCGCTGCCGTTGCACTCACGCTGATCCTTTTCGGCACACAGGCCAACATTGCCTTCGTCGCGATTGCGCTATGGGGTTTCGCCTTCGGCGCCTTCCCGGTATCGATCTCGATCTGGAACGCGCGCGCCGCCATCGATCACGCGGAAAGCGCTGGTGCCCTGCTGTCATCGACCTTCCAGGTCGCCATTGCCGCAGGTGCGGTTCTGGGAGGGCTGATCATCGACAGCCTCGACTCGCAAGCCGTGATCGTCTATGCCGCGACAGCGGCCTTCGCGGGCGCTGCCCTGATGTTCATTCGGGGGCGCGCGATCGAACGCCAGCGTGGCTGA
- a CDS encoding COG3650 family protein codes for MSITRSLLTSVALLPLLAACQVYTGKPEGPPPATRLQGQVQVENGQLVFTPCQEQRRFVLVDGDTTGIEREVMQLGSDSQASLFADLAGRLGSSQGKGSDGRFEVSQIYRLQGEGHGCDDLNFKRLTLRASGNEPFWQVEVGSKGLVLNRPDQEPLALPYLEEQLPDGRLSFSSEANGQRLDLWVAPQRCVDGMSGAVNHLSAELRLDGQVLRGCAHFGAMRN; via the coding sequence ATGTCCATCACCCGCTCCCTGCTTACCAGCGTCGCCCTCCTCCCCCTCCTGGCCGCCTGCCAGGTCTACACCGGCAAGCCGGAAGGCCCACCGCCAGCGACTCGCCTGCAAGGTCAAGTCCAGGTCGAAAATGGTCAACTGGTGTTCACTCCCTGCCAGGAACAGCGTCGCTTCGTGCTGGTCGATGGCGACACCACCGGTATCGAGCGCGAAGTCATGCAACTTGGCAGTGATAGCCAGGCCAGCCTGTTCGCCGATCTGGCCGGGCGCCTGGGCAGCAGCCAGGGCAAGGGCAGCGATGGTCGCTTCGAGGTCAGCCAGATCTATCGCCTGCAAGGTGAAGGACACGGCTGCGACGACCTCAACTTCAAGCGCCTGACGCTGCGCGCCAGCGGCAACGAGCCGTTCTGGCAAGTGGAAGTCGGTAGCAAGGGTCTGGTACTGAACCGCCCTGACCAAGAGCCGTTGGCCCTGCCTTATCTGGAGGAACAGCTGCCGGACGGTCGCCTGAGTTTCAGCAGCGAAGCCAACGGTCAGCGTCTGGATCTGTGGGTTGCACCGCAGCGCTGCGTCGACGGCATGAGCGGCGCGGTCAACCACCTCAGCGCCGAACTGCGCCTCGACGGCCAGGTGCTGCGTGGCTGCGCGCACTTCGGCGCCATGCGTAACTGA
- a CDS encoding OprD family porin translates to MLAASRQALPPVRLLCLAIAATGAAPLANAAFIEDSSASLTATNIYLNRDFRQFEGQNKREEWGQGFRLDLQSGFTEGTVGFGVDAMGLLGIKLDSGRGRTGTDLLPLHDDGRSADEFSRLGLTGKVKVSATELRYGSHVPELPVVKASDSRLLPQVFEGGLLTSSELEGLTFTGGRLDKVIDRASTNSEEMVLNAKNNRFASGIEADHLDLAGVDYKFAPGFTGRYYFADLDDIYRQHFFGLLSSHKVGAGTLSSDVRYIVSRDSGAANAGKVDNQAFNAMVSYGLGAHKFGLGFQDMSGDTGFAYIDGSDPFLVNFVQINDFANADERSWQARYDYNFASIGVPGLTFMTRYIRGDDARVAGSDDRGGEWERDIEFKYVVQTGPLKDLYVRVRNASFRSDFARDADENRVIVGYTLPIW, encoded by the coding sequence ATGCTCGCAGCCTCACGCCAGGCCCTGCCGCCTGTCCGCCTGCTCTGCCTGGCCATCGCCGCTACCGGCGCTGCCCCCCTCGCCAACGCCGCCTTCATCGAAGACAGCAGCGCCAGCCTCACCGCTACCAACATCTACCTGAACCGCGACTTCCGCCAGTTCGAAGGCCAGAACAAGCGTGAAGAATGGGGCCAGGGCTTTCGCCTCGACCTACAGTCCGGCTTCACCGAAGGCACCGTCGGTTTCGGTGTCGACGCCATGGGCCTGCTCGGTATCAAACTCGACTCCGGTCGCGGCCGCACCGGCACCGATCTGCTGCCGCTACATGACGATGGCCGCTCCGCCGACGAATTCAGCCGCCTGGGCCTGACGGGCAAGGTCAAGGTCTCTGCTACCGAGCTGCGCTACGGCTCGCACGTGCCAGAGTTGCCGGTGGTCAAGGCCAGTGACAGCCGTCTGCTGCCGCAGGTATTCGAGGGCGGTCTGCTGACCTCCTCCGAACTGGAAGGCCTGACCTTCACCGGTGGTCGCCTGGACAAGGTCATCGACCGCGCCTCGACCAACTCCGAGGAGATGGTGCTCAACGCCAAGAACAACCGCTTCGCCTCCGGCATCGAAGCCGACCACCTCGACCTCGCCGGCGTCGACTACAAGTTCGCGCCTGGTTTCACCGGTCGTTACTACTTCGCCGACCTGGATGACATCTATCGCCAGCACTTCTTCGGCCTGCTCAGCAGCCATAAAGTCGGCGCCGGCACCCTGAGCAGCGACGTGCGTTACATCGTCAGCCGTGACAGCGGCGCAGCCAATGCAGGCAAGGTCGACAACCAGGCCTTCAACGCCATGGTCAGCTACGGCCTGGGGGCGCACAAGTTCGGCCTGGGCTTCCAGGACATGAGCGGCGACACCGGCTTCGCCTATATCGATGGCAGCGATCCGTTTCTGGTCAACTTCGTGCAGATCAACGACTTCGCCAACGCCGACGAGCGTTCCTGGCAGGCCCGCTACGATTACAACTTCGCCAGCATCGGGGTTCCCGGCCTGACCTTCATGACCCGCTACATCCGTGGCGATGACGCCCGTGTTGCCGGTTCCGATGACCGTGGCGGCGAATGGGAACGCGACATCGAGTTCAAGTACGTGGTGCAAACCGGCCCGCTCAAGGACCTCTACGTACGCGTGCGCAACGCCAGCTTCCGCTCCGACTTCGCCCGCGACGCGGATGAGAACCGCGTCATCGTCGGCTATACCCTGCCGATTTGGTAA
- a CDS encoding response regulator translates to MRILLVEDHPQLAESVAQALKGAGWTVDVLHDGVAADLALSSEDYALAILDIGLPRLDGFAVLARLRDRGQTLPVLMLTARGEVKDRVHGLNLGADDYLAKPFELTELEARVKALLRRSVLGGEQLQRCGDLVYDLGARRFSLEGEALSLTAREQAVLEAMIARPGRVMSKEQLAAQVFGLDEDASPDAIEIYIHRLRKKLEGSAVRIVTFRGLGYLLEAVEA, encoded by the coding sequence GTGCGGATTCTGCTGGTCGAAGACCATCCGCAATTGGCGGAAAGCGTGGCCCAGGCGCTGAAAGGAGCCGGCTGGACGGTGGATGTGCTGCATGATGGCGTCGCCGCTGATCTGGCACTGTCCAGCGAGGACTACGCGCTGGCGATTCTCGATATAGGCCTGCCACGCCTGGACGGATTTGCCGTGCTTGCGCGCCTGCGTGACCGTGGCCAGACCCTGCCGGTACTGATGTTGACCGCGCGTGGCGAGGTCAAGGATCGCGTCCATGGCCTCAATCTCGGTGCTGATGACTACCTGGCCAAACCTTTCGAACTCACCGAACTGGAGGCGCGGGTCAAGGCGTTGCTGCGGCGTAGCGTGCTCGGTGGTGAGCAATTGCAGCGCTGTGGCGATCTGGTCTACGACCTGGGCGCCCGCCGTTTCAGTCTCGAGGGCGAGGCTCTTAGTCTCACTGCCCGCGAACAGGCGGTGCTGGAAGCTATGATCGCCAGACCGGGCAGGGTGATGAGCAAGGAACAACTGGCGGCTCAGGTGTTCGGTCTTGATGAGGACGCCAGCCCGGATGCCATCGAAATCTACATCCACCGCCTGCGCAAGAAGCTCGAGGGCAGTGCCGTACGCATCGTCACCTTCCGTGGTCTCGGCTACCTGTTGGAAGCGGTCGAGGCATGA